One Heliomicrobium gestii genomic region harbors:
- the galE gene encoding UDP-glucose 4-epimerase GalE, translating to MKYLVTGGAGYIGSHTALALLAAGAEVVILDNLTTGHRELAPQGVSFYQGDVGDAALLTEIFATHAIDGVLHFAAKSLVGESMRDPGGYFLANTGQTAVLLQAMAKSGVRRFVLSSTAAVYGEPEQVPIPEDHPVRPTNPYGLSKQLIEAMLPWFERVHGIRWMALRYFNVAGADPDGRSGECHEPETHLIPNVLQVAEGKREFLSLFGDDYPTPDGTCIRDYIHVSDLADAHVLALQALANRRPSGVCNLGNGQGFSVLQVVERARRVTGHPIPLRMEPRRPGDPAVLVASNARATAELGWRPRHGDLSAIIETAWRWQSRRGDKGL from the coding sequence TTGAAATACCTCGTCACCGGCGGCGCCGGGTATATCGGCAGCCACACCGCCCTGGCCTTGTTGGCCGCTGGGGCAGAGGTGGTCATCCTTGACAACCTGACGACAGGCCATCGCGAACTCGCTCCCCAGGGCGTCTCCTTCTACCAGGGCGATGTGGGCGACGCGGCGCTGCTCACAGAGATCTTTGCCACCCACGCCATCGACGGCGTCCTCCATTTCGCCGCCAAAAGCCTCGTCGGCGAATCGATGCGAGACCCGGGAGGCTATTTTCTCGCCAACACGGGCCAGACGGCGGTGTTGCTGCAAGCCATGGCGAAATCCGGCGTCCGGCGCTTCGTCCTCTCCTCCACCGCCGCCGTCTATGGCGAGCCGGAACAGGTCCCCATCCCCGAAGACCACCCCGTTCGCCCCACCAACCCCTATGGTTTATCCAAACAGCTCATCGAGGCCATGCTCCCCTGGTTTGAGCGCGTCCACGGGATCCGTTGGATGGCCCTGCGTTATTTCAACGTTGCCGGCGCCGACCCGGACGGGCGCAGCGGCGAATGCCATGAGCCGGAGACCCATCTCATCCCCAATGTGCTCCAGGTGGCCGAGGGGAAGCGAGAATTCCTCTCCCTCTTCGGCGACGATTATCCCACCCCGGACGGCACCTGCATCCGCGACTACATCCATGTGAGCGACCTGGCCGACGCCCATGTGCTGGCGCTGCAAGCCCTCGCCAACCGTCGCCCTTCCGGCGTCTGCAACCTCGGCAATGGGCAGGGTTTCTCAGTCTTGCAGGTCGTCGAAAGGGCCCGCCGAGTGACAGGCCATCCCATCCCCCTGCGCATGGAGCCGCGCCGCCCTGGCGACCCGGCGGTTCTCGTCGCCTCGAATGCGCGGGCGACGGCTGAACTGGGCTGGCGCCCCCGCCATGGCGACCTCTCCGCCATCATCGAGACGGCCTGGCGGTGGCAGAGCCGGCGTGGGGACAAAGGCCTGTAA
- a CDS encoding DHH family phosphoesterase, giving the protein MRLLTRSDFDGLACAALLIELDLVDSFKFVHPKDMQDGLIEVNENDVIANVPFVPGCGLWFDHHSSEEERGSLKAQYQGMSRPAPSCARVIYDYYGGQEKFGSDFDALMAAVDKADSAQFTVEEALNPTGWVLLSFVMDPRTGLGRFRNFTISNYQLMEKLAHEIRHKPIEAIMDDPDVKERVELYFEQAELFKGMIKAHSKVEQNVLITDLRGVEPIYSGNRFIPYALFPEVNISIWIVQGKLDNCVFTCGKSIFDKSSSVNIGSVMLKYGGGGHFNVGTCQVRHDEAERTLQALTAAFRDR; this is encoded by the coding sequence ATGCGACTGCTGACTCGATCGGATTTTGACGGTTTGGCTTGCGCGGCCCTGCTGATTGAACTGGATCTCGTCGATTCCTTCAAATTTGTCCATCCGAAGGACATGCAGGATGGACTCATTGAGGTCAATGAAAATGACGTCATCGCCAACGTTCCTTTTGTCCCCGGTTGCGGTCTCTGGTTTGACCACCACTCCTCCGAGGAGGAGCGGGGCAGCCTGAAGGCGCAGTACCAGGGGATGTCACGTCCGGCGCCCTCCTGCGCCCGTGTCATCTACGATTATTACGGCGGACAGGAAAAGTTTGGTTCCGACTTCGACGCCCTCATGGCGGCGGTCGATAAGGCCGACTCGGCCCAGTTCACCGTGGAAGAGGCGTTAAACCCGACCGGTTGGGTGCTGCTCTCCTTTGTCATGGATCCCCGCACCGGCCTGGGCCGGTTCCGCAACTTCACCATCAGCAACTACCAGTTGATGGAGAAGCTGGCCCATGAGATCCGCCATAAGCCCATCGAGGCGATCATGGACGATCCCGATGTGAAGGAGCGGGTGGAGCTCTACTTTGAGCAGGCCGAGTTGTTCAAAGGGATGATCAAGGCGCATTCGAAGGTGGAGCAGAACGTGTTGATCACGGACCTGCGCGGTGTCGAGCCCATCTATTCGGGCAACCGCTTCATCCCCTACGCCCTCTTCCCGGAAGTGAACATCAGCATCTGGATCGTTCAGGGCAAGCTGGACAACTGCGTCTTCACCTGCGGCAAGTCGATCTTCGACAAGTCTTCCTCCGTCAATATCGGATCGGTCATGCTCAAGTATGGCGGCGGCGGTCACTTCAATGTGGGCACCTGCCAGGTGCGGCATGATGAAGCGGAAAGGACATTGCAGGCGCTGACAGCGGCCTTCCGGGATCGGTAA
- a CDS encoding nickel-dependent hydrogenase large subunit: protein MSPQRVLFSPVTRLSGLLSAQVILEGGRVVDAFVCSPLFRGFEAILRDRAVTDAVYLTQRVCGICSLAHGATASYLLDELYDHEISENAQLLRNIMYGADFLQNHLRHFYLFSLPDFVQMPERPPFLRQNLTDARFDEGTTARLVAHYGEAIGAAQKSHRILALFGGKAPHQHSFVHGGVSVAPTADKVAQACALLQDIERFIETCLLPDTALIAKTYGDYFFIGQTPMRLLSFGLFRFGPRNERFLWKGGAMTEQGMAEPRSEWIREETAHSWFRTEKGELAPDPDKPGGYSFVKTVRYAGEPFEVGPLARMRINGFYDGGTSTMDRICARSLEMARIARLMGEWLRRLVPGEPPIAQKKTPVKGQVTAITDAMRGVLLHRAEVEAERVVRYDIITPTVWNFSPKDGQGRRGPVESALVGTEIGRPDSLFTILGRIIRAYDPCLACATHVVDRKKDAAAFRFSELPLQ from the coding sequence ATGAGTCCTCAGCGGGTGCTCTTCAGCCCGGTCACGCGGCTCAGCGGTCTTCTCTCGGCCCAGGTGATCCTGGAAGGGGGACGTGTCGTCGACGCCTTTGTGTGCAGTCCTCTCTTCCGGGGATTTGAGGCGATCCTGCGAGATCGCGCCGTGACCGACGCCGTCTATCTGACCCAGCGGGTCTGTGGGATCTGCTCGCTGGCCCATGGCGCCACGGCCAGCTATCTCCTCGATGAACTCTACGACCATGAGATCTCCGAAAATGCTCAGCTCTTGCGCAACATCATGTATGGCGCTGACTTTTTGCAGAATCATCTCCGCCACTTTTATCTCTTCAGCCTGCCCGATTTCGTACAGATGCCGGAGCGGCCGCCCTTTCTCCGGCAAAACCTCACGGATGCCCGCTTTGATGAAGGAACGACAGCGCGCCTGGTGGCCCATTATGGGGAGGCCATCGGCGCCGCGCAGAAAAGCCACCGGATCTTGGCCCTCTTCGGCGGCAAGGCGCCCCACCAGCATAGCTTTGTCCATGGCGGCGTCAGTGTGGCGCCGACGGCCGACAAGGTTGCCCAGGCGTGCGCCTTGTTGCAAGACATTGAACGCTTTATCGAAACTTGCCTGTTGCCGGATACGGCGTTGATCGCCAAAACCTATGGCGACTACTTTTTCATCGGCCAGACGCCCATGCGCCTGCTCTCCTTCGGCCTCTTCCGGTTTGGGCCGAGGAACGAGCGCTTCCTGTGGAAGGGCGGGGCGATGACGGAACAGGGGATGGCGGAGCCGCGGAGCGAGTGGATCCGGGAAGAGACGGCCCACAGTTGGTTTCGAACAGAGAAGGGGGAACTTGCGCCCGATCCCGATAAACCAGGGGGCTACAGCTTCGTCAAAACAGTTCGCTACGCAGGGGAGCCCTTCGAGGTGGGGCCGCTGGCGCGGATGCGGATCAACGGTTTTTACGACGGCGGGACCTCGACGATGGATCGGATTTGCGCCAGGTCGCTCGAGATGGCGCGGATCGCCCGGCTGATGGGGGAGTGGCTGCGCCGGCTCGTCCCCGGCGAGCCGCCGATCGCTCAAAAAAAGACGCCTGTCAAAGGCCAGGTGACGGCAATCACCGATGCCATGCGAGGGGTGTTGCTGCACCGGGCGGAGGTCGAAGCGGAACGGGTGGTTCGCTACGACATCATCACGCCGACTGTCTGGAATTTTTCGCCGAAGGACGGGCAGGGACGGCGGGGTCCCGTGGAGTCGGCCCTCGTCGGGACGGAGATCGGGCGCCCCGATTCGCTCTTCACCATCCTGGGGCGGATCATCCGCGCCTACGATCCCTGCCTGGCCTGTGCGACCCATGTTGTGGACAGGAAAAAAGACGCTGCCGCTTTTCGTTTTAGTGAATTGCCGTTACAATAG
- a CDS encoding hydrogenase small subunit has translation MRRAEFERLCRNWPFEKGDALTGAVLPLVRGRLAGQRGGKLPVIWIETCDSGDNNISFLNTAAPYADQVFSGMIDLLYSNTFMAAQGRDALWLLQDAHERRKQRYTLVVEGAIPLGGRGRFAVIAWTPAGPLTAYDAVRWLGSAAEYVVALGTCAAFGGPSAARPNPTGCAAVSEVIDGTVINVSGCPVNPDWFVGTLAHLLLYGMPELDERGRPVMFYGSTVHRHCQRRSYFDQKVFAQRLGDRECLFSLGCAGPKTYADCPYRLWVDHVSWPVKANTPCIGCTNPDFPDGSTPFFTPLPEKARLPQKGETAENRKPPRVLGDAARGRASPEPGS, from the coding sequence ATGCGCAGGGCGGAATTTGAGCGGCTGTGCCGGAACTGGCCTTTTGAGAAGGGGGATGCCTTAACGGGCGCGGTGCTGCCCCTGGTTCGGGGGCGCCTGGCGGGACAGCGCGGCGGCAAGCTGCCGGTCATCTGGATCGAGACCTGTGACAGCGGCGACAACAACATCTCCTTTTTGAACACGGCCGCCCCCTATGCCGATCAGGTCTTTTCCGGGATGATCGATCTGCTCTACAGCAACACGTTCATGGCAGCCCAGGGAAGGGACGCCCTTTGGTTGTTGCAGGACGCCCATGAGCGCAGGAAGCAGCGCTACACCCTCGTGGTCGAAGGCGCCATTCCCCTAGGCGGGCGGGGGCGCTTTGCGGTGATCGCTTGGACGCCTGCCGGTCCGTTGACAGCCTACGATGCGGTGCGGTGGTTGGGAAGCGCGGCCGAATACGTGGTGGCATTGGGGACCTGCGCCGCCTTTGGCGGTCCTTCGGCGGCCCGGCCCAACCCGACGGGATGCGCCGCTGTCAGCGAGGTGATCGACGGGACGGTGATCAACGTGAGCGGATGCCCTGTCAATCCCGACTGGTTCGTGGGGACGCTGGCGCACCTGCTTCTCTATGGGATGCCGGAACTGGACGAACGGGGGCGCCCGGTGATGTTTTATGGCAGCACCGTTCACCGGCACTGCCAACGGCGGTCCTATTTCGATCAGAAGGTGTTTGCCCAGCGACTTGGCGACCGAGAGTGCCTGTTTTCGCTGGGCTGCGCAGGACCGAAGACGTACGCTGACTGTCCCTACCGCTTATGGGTCGATCATGTGAGTTGGCCCGTGAAGGCGAACACGCCCTGCATCGGCTGCACCAATCCGGACTTTCCAGACGGGTCGACGCCTTTTTTCACGCCGTTGCCAGAAAAAGCGAGGCTGCCGCAAAAAGGCGAAACCGCCGAAAACAGGAAACCTCCGCGAGTGCTGGGGGACGCTGCCAGAGGGAGAGCGTCGCCAGAGCCCGGAAGTTGA
- a CDS encoding lysophospholipid acyltransferase family protein, with protein MYEWIAKITGDEGRFESLARLVALLPRPIVLAACQTLGWALYRFAGVVREQVKANMGELLGEASEARLYTCCRDFFRHGALALYEVLAAVAEPERLQEQPFAIEGLEHLETALSSGRGAILFTPHLGNFFYSYWALSRRYPCLTVGTAGSPELRPIYERFHQLGCPGLDYDATPPLELVRALRRHLQQRGLIFLLGDFWRPNFPPSLFFDRPTRSPGGTALLALDLETPVVPFYGHRIRGSEHCLVFCPPVYLHREFRPHQRTEATNRLNRLLAEMVAWVPEQWFYWFNVHERWEREGAL; from the coding sequence ATGTACGAATGGATCGCGAAAATCACCGGCGATGAAGGGCGCTTCGAATCGCTGGCTCGGCTGGTCGCTCTTCTGCCGCGGCCCATCGTGTTGGCCGCTTGCCAGACGCTGGGATGGGCGCTGTACCGTTTCGCCGGCGTCGTGCGGGAACAGGTGAAGGCGAATATGGGCGAACTGCTGGGGGAAGCGTCGGAGGCTCGCTTGTACACATGCTGCCGGGACTTTTTTCGGCATGGCGCCCTCGCGTTGTACGAGGTGCTGGCGGCTGTCGCCGAGCCGGAGAGGCTGCAAGAACAGCCCTTCGCCATCGAAGGGCTGGAACACCTGGAGACGGCGCTGAGCTCCGGGCGAGGGGCCATCCTGTTCACCCCCCATCTGGGGAATTTTTTTTATTCCTATTGGGCCCTTTCCCGGCGGTATCCCTGCCTGACTGTGGGGACCGCCGGCAGTCCCGAACTTCGGCCCATCTACGAACGTTTTCACCAGTTGGGCTGCCCGGGCCTGGATTATGACGCCACACCGCCCTTGGAATTGGTTCGCGCGCTGCGCCGGCACCTGCAGCAACGAGGGCTGATCTTTTTGCTCGGCGATTTTTGGCGTCCCAACTTCCCGCCGTCCCTTTTTTTCGATCGCCCGACGCGCAGCCCCGGCGGAACGGCGCTGCTGGCGCTGGACCTGGAGACGCCGGTCGTGCCATTTTACGGCCACCGGATTCGTGGCTCTGAGCACTGTCTCGTCTTTTGCCCGCCCGTCTACCTGCATAGGGAGTTTCGTCCCCACCAGCGGACCGAGGCGACAAACCGCCTGAACCGTCTGCTGGCTGAGATGGTGGCCTGGGTTCCCGAGCAGTGGTTTTACTGGTTTAACGTCCATGAGCGATGGGAGCGCGAAGGGGCCCTTTGA
- a CDS encoding GNAT family N-acetyltransferase, whose amino-acid sequence MNRTVVPVARRAALQVKLAQRADEIEQALRLRYQVFVEELGNRHLYDASGIERDAYDAYCDHLIVTDADRDCVVGAYRLLPGYRVMEHIGFYSETEFDLSAFRAVKGLTLELGRSCVAPEYRNGTVIQRLWEGIADYLQLHSHRYLIGCVSLPGQDVDAVSELYSLLWKKGVVTERFGICPLASHRIAGLRQVDIAYSEKEMNRRLPPLLKGYQWLGAEIAGEPAYDPIFRTTDFFVVLETANVARRYQRHFLR is encoded by the coding sequence ATGAACCGCACAGTGGTCCCTGTCGCTCGACGGGCGGCGTTGCAGGTCAAGCTGGCGCAACGGGCCGACGAGATCGAACAGGCGCTGCGCTTGCGCTACCAGGTTTTCGTGGAAGAGTTGGGCAATCGCCATCTCTATGACGCGTCCGGCATCGAGCGTGATGCCTATGATGCCTATTGTGATCACTTGATCGTGACAGATGCGGACAGGGATTGCGTCGTCGGCGCGTACCGCCTGCTCCCGGGATACCGGGTGATGGAGCATATCGGCTTTTATTCGGAGACGGAGTTCGACCTTTCCGCCTTTAGGGCGGTGAAAGGGCTCACCTTGGAATTGGGCCGCAGTTGCGTCGCTCCGGAATACCGCAACGGCACGGTGATTCAGCGGCTCTGGGAGGGCATCGCCGATTATCTGCAACTGCACAGCCATCGATACCTGATCGGCTGTGTGAGCCTGCCGGGGCAGGATGTGGACGCTGTAAGCGAACTGTACAGCCTGTTATGGAAAAAAGGCGTCGTGACGGAGCGCTTTGGGATCTGCCCGCTCGCTTCCCACCGGATCGCGGGGTTGCGACAGGTGGACATCGCCTACAGCGAAAAAGAGATGAACCGGCGCTTGCCGCCGCTGCTCAAGGGCTACCAGTGGCTGGGTGCGGAGATCGCCGGTGAACCGGCCTATGATCCGATCTTTCGGACCACCGATTTTTTCGTTGTCCTCGAGACGGCCAATGTGGCGAGGCGGTATCAGCGGCATTTTCTGCGCTAA
- a CDS encoding patatin-like phospholipase family protein — translation MTKIGIALGGGGIVGCAHLGILLALEEARIPIHCLAGTSSGSIVAALYGFGYSARELIEFVPSIDRSYLDYDYGQFLNKLFRKDAQTRGLVRGKKLFELIAEKTGDARMVDLKNPVAILSADLRRGRQALFASRPLLHPLPDSDVFSDISVARAVQASCAVPLLFQPVEYKNHLFVDGGILENCPASAARALGADIVLAVDLVFADPVDAPFHSFMSILYRVITINVASQSKRTAQHADLVLRPHVGGIGMFDFNQAEHCMERGYDHAKERLDEIFDILDRVDRACHRKAPSSMTHLLTGKPFASFRSRQRLASTTSSFFSKIRQ, via the coding sequence TTGACGAAAATCGGAATCGCCCTGGGCGGCGGCGGCATCGTCGGCTGCGCCCACCTGGGGATCCTCCTCGCCCTCGAAGAAGCGCGCATCCCCATCCACTGTTTGGCAGGAACCAGTTCCGGCTCCATCGTGGCCGCCCTCTACGGATTCGGTTACAGCGCCCGGGAACTGATCGAATTCGTCCCCTCCATCGACCGCAGCTATCTCGATTACGACTACGGCCAGTTTCTTAATAAGCTGTTCCGCAAGGACGCGCAAACGCGCGGTCTGGTGCGCGGCAAAAAGCTCTTCGAACTGATCGCCGAAAAGACGGGGGACGCCCGGATGGTCGACCTGAAAAACCCCGTCGCTATCTTGTCGGCGGACCTGCGACGAGGCCGGCAGGCGCTGTTTGCCTCCCGACCGCTCCTTCATCCCCTCCCTGACAGCGACGTCTTTTCCGACATCTCCGTCGCCCGGGCCGTCCAGGCCAGTTGCGCCGTTCCCCTGCTCTTTCAGCCGGTCGAATACAAGAACCACCTCTTCGTCGACGGCGGCATCCTGGAGAACTGCCCCGCCTCGGCTGCGCGCGCCCTCGGCGCCGACATCGTCCTCGCCGTCGACCTGGTCTTTGCCGATCCCGTCGACGCGCCTTTCCACTCCTTCATGTCCATCCTGTACCGGGTGATCACCATCAACGTGGCCAGCCAGTCGAAACGGACCGCCCAACATGCCGATCTCGTGCTTCGCCCCCATGTGGGCGGCATCGGCATGTTCGATTTCAACCAGGCGGAACACTGCATGGAGCGCGGCTATGACCATGCGAAAGAACGCCTGGACGAGATTTTCGACATCCTCGACCGGGTCGATAGGGCCTGCCACAGAAAAGCGCCATCGTCGATGACACATCTGTTAACAGGGAAACCCTTTGCCAGCTTCCGATCTCGACAGAGACTTGCGTCAACGACTTCCTCTTTTTTCAGCAAAATTCGACAGTGA
- a CDS encoding zinc-ribbon domain containing protein — protein sequence MYQDKYLTCKECGSEFLFSASEQEFYAEKGFTNEPGRCAGCRAARKAQRGGSTEPRQERQMFPAVCASCGVETSVPFQPRGDKPVYCRDCFNNRRSNW from the coding sequence ATGTACCAAGACAAGTATCTCACCTGTAAAGAGTGCGGTAGCGAGTTCCTGTTCTCCGCTTCGGAGCAAGAATTCTACGCTGAAAAAGGCTTCACTAACGAGCCTGGCCGTTGCGCCGGTTGCCGGGCTGCCCGGAAAGCTCAACGCGGCGGTTCCACCGAACCCCGTCAAGAGCGTCAAATGTTCCCCGCCGTCTGCGCCTCCTGCGGCGTGGAAACCAGTGTTCCCTTCCAGCCCCGCGGCGATAAGCCCGTCTACTGCCGCGACTGCTTCAACAACCGCCGCAGCAACTGGTAA
- a CDS encoding radical SAM peptide maturase, CXXX-repeat target family: protein MSDGQRSQLGYRLGQPFKNWQEESVKSITFIVTEDCQLRCKYCYVVGKNNVNKLDFSIARRTVDYLLAERSLFGEKSVIFDFIGGEPFLEIDRVDQICDYIKIAMYRLDHPWFNSYRFNFTTNGLMYDDERVQRFIQKNKTHLSIGITLDGTKTKHDANRIFPNGSGSYDLIMKNIPLWLHQFPDARTKSTVSRDDLPYIKESVIHLWELGIKTIDINLVFEDVWHDGDDVLFETQLRELADYIIDHQLYEDHNVSFFSELIGKPLDAVHDNQNWCGAGRMLAVNHTGNFYPCVRFAPFSLNHKPARVVGDCFTGVDMNKLRPFLVLDRISQSNSECMTCEVASGCAWCPGANYDYADTPTIYQRATFICNMHKARVRANDYFWNKLRAAQSTEA from the coding sequence ATGTCCGACGGGCAAAGGAGTCAACTCGGATACAGACTGGGACAACCCTTTAAGAACTGGCAAGAAGAAAGCGTAAAAAGCATCACCTTTATCGTCACGGAAGATTGTCAGTTGAGATGCAAATACTGCTATGTTGTCGGCAAAAACAATGTGAACAAATTGGACTTTTCTATCGCCCGACGCACGGTCGACTATCTGTTGGCTGAACGGAGCCTGTTTGGCGAGAAGTCGGTCATTTTTGATTTTATCGGCGGCGAGCCTTTTCTCGAGATCGATCGGGTGGACCAGATCTGCGACTACATCAAAATCGCTATGTATCGCTTGGATCATCCCTGGTTTAACAGCTACCGGTTCAATTTCACCACCAACGGGTTGATGTATGATGACGAACGGGTTCAACGGTTTATTCAAAAAAACAAAACCCACTTGAGCATCGGGATCACCCTCGACGGCACGAAGACGAAACATGACGCCAACCGGATTTTCCCCAACGGGTCTGGTTCGTACGATCTGATCATGAAAAACATCCCCCTCTGGTTACACCAATTTCCCGACGCGCGGACCAAATCGACCGTCTCCCGGGACGATCTCCCCTATATCAAGGAAAGCGTGATCCATTTATGGGAACTGGGGATTAAGACCATCGACATCAACCTGGTCTTTGAAGATGTCTGGCACGACGGCGATGATGTCCTTTTTGAAACCCAACTCAGGGAACTGGCCGATTACATCATCGACCACCAGCTCTACGAAGACCATAATGTATCCTTCTTTTCAGAACTGATCGGAAAACCCTTGGATGCCGTTCATGACAATCAAAACTGGTGTGGCGCCGGCCGCATGCTCGCCGTCAACCATACAGGCAATTTCTATCCCTGTGTGCGCTTTGCCCCCTTTTCCCTCAATCACAAGCCTGCGCGGGTCGTCGGCGATTGTTTCACCGGTGTGGACATGAATAAGCTGCGACCCTTTCTGGTATTGGACCGGATCTCCCAGAGCAACAGCGAATGCATGACCTGTGAAGTGGCCAGCGGATGCGCCTGGTGTCCGGGCGCGAATTATGATTATGCCGACACGCCGACCATCTACCAACGGGCCACATTTATCTGTAACATGCACAAGGCCAGGGTGCGGGCCAACGATTATTTTTGGAACAAGCTGCGCGCTGCGCAGTCAACGGAGGCATAG
- a CDS encoding CXXX repeat peptide maturase codes for MALTHLMIMTENVVAPMCYYRAEKNQPFTGFIAKERLTEAIAFAAAQNLSVNYLLGDHHLPDDLLDLMAQSGGAFISPVSVSQVRPATVVIRLSEDNLVNLNESVDNVILLVPKTALAQLANGITLLSHLTKRINVILEDIPQFTGNEFWTYTEQLEQVIELLIAAYSRHHIFEVSVLSDRLMLGDMNNCNAGIDHVTVAPDGALYLCPAFFYHDPAHSIGHLRDGLQQKNSHLLRLDHAPICRACDAFHCKRCHFLSVTTTGEIHIPSRQQCLLSHIERDASRRLLHRLHTMGLFAKLPAIPGVDYLDPISKTLRLLYQ; via the coding sequence ATGGCACTCACACACCTGATGATCATGACGGAAAACGTGGTAGCCCCCATGTGCTACTATCGAGCAGAAAAAAACCAGCCCTTCACGGGATTTATTGCAAAAGAGCGCCTCACGGAGGCGATTGCCTTTGCCGCAGCGCAAAACCTGTCCGTAAATTACCTGCTGGGCGATCATCACCTGCCCGATGATTTGCTTGACCTCATGGCGCAGAGCGGCGGCGCTTTCATCTCCCCAGTCAGCGTCAGCCAGGTCCGTCCGGCCACCGTCGTGATTCGCCTGTCCGAAGACAATCTGGTGAACCTGAACGAGTCCGTTGACAATGTGATCCTCCTGGTGCCGAAGACCGCCCTGGCTCAACTGGCCAATGGGATCACCCTGTTGTCCCATCTCACCAAGCGAATCAACGTGATCTTGGAGGACATCCCTCAATTTACAGGCAATGAATTCTGGACCTATACGGAACAGTTGGAGCAAGTCATTGAATTGCTCATCGCCGCCTACTCACGCCACCATATTTTTGAGGTGAGCGTCCTTTCGGACAGGCTCATGCTCGGCGATATGAACAACTGCAACGCCGGGATCGATCATGTGACCGTGGCGCCCGATGGCGCCTTGTACCTGTGTCCCGCCTTTTTTTACCACGATCCCGCCCATTCCATCGGCCATTTGCGCGACGGGTTGCAACAAAAAAACAGCCACCTGCTCCGCCTGGACCATGCCCCCATCTGCAGAGCCTGTGACGCTTTTCACTGTAAGCGCTGTCACTTTTTATCGGTCACGACGACCGGCGAAATCCATATCCCCTCCCGGCAACAGTGCCTCCTTTCTCACATTGAACGGGATGCGTCGCGACGGTTGCTTCACCGGCTCCATACGATGGGCCTTTTCGCCAAACTCCCGGCCATCCCGGGCGTCGATTACCTCGATCCCATCTCCAAAACCCTGCGGTTACTCTACCAATAG
- a CDS encoding CXXX repeat peptide modification system protein: MRNQEDWKACRTCKKHGKKELVGQVTPEERDEIRFLYERKNGLLELSLTLNKLPEQELENSGLYHKLVHDISDISARFQRWWDEKSQTYRWKNVDGGSWEIDFDSCNIFLRQ, from the coding sequence ATGCGAAACCAGGAAGACTGGAAGGCTTGTCGAACCTGTAAAAAACACGGAAAAAAAGAACTGGTCGGCCAAGTGACGCCGGAAGAGCGCGACGAGATCCGCTTTCTCTATGAGCGAAAAAACGGCTTGCTGGAGCTTTCACTCACACTGAACAAATTGCCGGAACAAGAGTTGGAAAACAGCGGATTGTACCATAAACTCGTCCATGATATTTCCGATATTTCCGCCCGTTTTCAACGTTGGTGGGACGAGAAAAGCCAAACATACCGTTGGAAAAACGTCGACGGCGGCAGCTGGGAAATCGATTTTGACAGTTGCAACATCTTTTTGCGTCAATAG
- a CDS encoding YhcN/YlaJ family sporulation lipoprotein gives MPSVDGGMLRLGLPKGKRRWKWAAMALSFALLFSGCAAGQPAVKNSDVQERPSRMDPALAQDVKSAVKSIQGVDDSTAFVLGNDIAAGAKVTGFDRLRLKGIRSAIDRQIRETYKGYRVHVTTDKKLFKQIQQIEAQEKSPGDAPPEIEKNFRKILLDNDSP, from the coding sequence ATGCCGTCCGTAGATGGGGGGATGCTTCGTTTGGGTTTGCCGAAAGGGAAGCGGAGGTGGAAATGGGCCGCCATGGCCCTTTCGTTCGCCCTGCTGTTCAGCGGTTGCGCAGCCGGGCAGCCGGCAGTAAAAAACAGCGATGTACAAGAACGGCCTTCCCGGATGGATCCGGCGCTGGCCCAGGACGTAAAAAGCGCCGTCAAGTCCATCCAGGGAGTCGACGACAGCACGGCCTTCGTGCTCGGCAACGATATCGCTGCCGGCGCGAAGGTGACCGGCTTTGATCGCCTGCGCCTGAAGGGCATCCGAAGCGCCATCGATCGGCAGATCCGGGAGACCTACAAGGGCTACCGGGTGCATGTGACGACCGATAAAAAGCTCTTCAAGCAGATCCAACAGATCGAAGCGCAAGAAAAATCCCCGGGGGACGCGCCGCCGGAGATTGAAAAGAATTTCCGCAAGATTTTGTTGGACAATGATTCGCCCTAA